The following are from one region of the Microbacterium sp. cx-55 genome:
- a CDS encoding cold-shock protein, whose translation MSTQGTVKWFNSEKGFGFIAPDEGGADVFAHFSAIEGNGYRSLEENQRVEFEVEQGPKGLQAASIRAL comes from the coding sequence ATGAGCACGCAGGGTACGGTCAAGTGGTTCAACTCGGAGAAGGGCTTCGGCTTCATCGCCCCGGATGAGGGCGGCGCCGACGTCTTCGCCCACTTCAGCGCGATCGAGGGCAACGGCTACCGGTCGCTGGAAGAGAACCAGCGGGTGGAGTTCGAGGTCGAGCAGGGTCCCAAGGGTTTGCAGGCAGCGAGCATTCGGGCTCTCTGA
- the nucS gene encoding endonuclease NucS, which produces MRLIIARCSVDYSGRLNTHLPLATRLIMIKADGTVAFHRDIQHAPLNWMSPPCRLVLEEPEPDAASVGVIEQWRVTHAKTGDALVVKIYEVLHDSSHELGVDPGLQKDGVEADLQRLLAEQVEVIGDDLTLVRREFPTAIGPVDLLLRDPAGGTIAVEVKRRGDIDGVEQLTRYLELLGRDPHLAPVKGVFAAQEIKPQARVLATDRGIRCVTLDYEGMKGIQSGAPRLF; this is translated from the coding sequence GTGCGCCTCATCATTGCCCGCTGCTCCGTCGACTACTCCGGTCGACTGAACACACATCTCCCCCTCGCGACCCGTCTCATCATGATCAAGGCGGACGGCACGGTGGCGTTCCACCGAGACATCCAACACGCGCCGCTGAACTGGATGAGCCCGCCGTGCCGCCTGGTTCTCGAGGAGCCCGAACCGGATGCGGCGAGCGTCGGCGTCATCGAACAGTGGCGCGTGACGCACGCCAAGACGGGTGACGCCCTGGTCGTGAAGATCTACGAGGTTCTGCACGATTCCTCGCATGAGCTCGGTGTCGACCCCGGGCTCCAGAAGGACGGCGTCGAGGCCGACCTGCAGCGTCTGCTCGCCGAGCAGGTCGAGGTGATCGGCGACGATCTGACCCTCGTTCGCCGCGAGTTCCCCACCGCGATCGGGCCGGTCGATCTGCTGCTGCGCGATCCCGCCGGCGGCACGATCGCCGTCGAGGTGAAGAGGCGCGGTGACATCGACGGCGTCGAGCAGCTGACGCGCTATCTCGAGCTGCTCGGCCGAGACCCTCATCTCGCGCCGGTGAAGGGCGTGTTCGCCGCGCAAGAGATCAAGCCGCAGGCGCGCGTTCTGGCGACCGACCGCGGCATCCGCTGCGTGACGCTCGACTACGAGGGCATGAAGGGCATCCAGTCGGGTGCTCCTCGCCTGTTCTGA
- a CDS encoding protein kinase domain-containing protein, with translation MRPTQGATFGGRYELDSRVAIGGMGEVWEATDHVIGRTVAIKILKDEYMGDPGFLERFRAEARHAALVNHEGIASVFDYGEENGSAFLVMELVPGEALSTILEREGSLSTDKTLDIVAQTASALQAAHAAGLVHRDIKPGNLLITPDGRVKITDFGIARIADQVPLTATGQVMGTVQYLSPEQASGHSASPATDTYSLGIVAYESLAGKRPFTGESQVAIAMAQINEQPPPLPPTVAEPVQNLVMAMIAKKPEERPASSAAVARAASALRRGDVAAAAAAVPAVASGLNGDDATQLLGVGNTSAATQMLPAGTSINSTTTDEPEKRKRSPWTWPLIALIALLVIVLVGTVWALFGNQSAEPAPTTSQSTPAATPSRSATPSPSATTVDVSTLGLVGRTCDEARGIAEAAGLTSVTCNVGTPASSSEQVGTVYDVEPSGNVPKGDPVTLSVYGEQTAVGAPTVPRIQENGTTVQTVRPGSTVQINWDGFSCPSGTGSVVSYNFTAVNGIFTSTGQSTAQAGPNQRPIELEVGSNTSQALIVSYTVTCSGSGNGTTRDSDASPQAQATVQAAASPSPSATTGTGNGITAPVAP, from the coding sequence ATGAGACCGACGCAGGGTGCGACTTTCGGTGGCCGGTATGAATTGGATTCTCGGGTCGCCATCGGCGGCATGGGCGAGGTGTGGGAGGCGACCGACCACGTCATCGGCCGGACCGTCGCCATCAAGATCCTCAAGGACGAGTACATGGGGGACCCCGGGTTCCTCGAGCGCTTCCGCGCGGAGGCCCGGCACGCGGCTCTCGTGAACCACGAGGGCATCGCGAGCGTCTTCGACTACGGCGAGGAGAACGGCTCCGCCTTCCTCGTCATGGAGCTCGTTCCGGGCGAAGCCCTCTCGACGATCCTCGAGCGCGAGGGCTCGCTGTCGACCGACAAGACCCTCGACATCGTGGCGCAGACCGCATCCGCTCTGCAGGCCGCGCACGCCGCGGGTCTCGTGCACCGCGACATCAAGCCGGGAAACCTGCTCATCACGCCCGATGGTCGCGTGAAGATCACGGACTTCGGCATCGCCCGCATCGCCGACCAGGTGCCGCTCACCGCGACCGGGCAGGTCATGGGAACGGTGCAGTACCTCTCGCCCGAACAGGCGTCGGGTCATTCCGCATCCCCCGCGACCGACACCTACTCGCTGGGCATCGTCGCGTACGAGTCGCTCGCCGGAAAGCGTCCCTTCACGGGCGAATCGCAGGTCGCGATCGCCATGGCGCAGATCAACGAGCAGCCGCCGCCCCTGCCGCCGACGGTGGCCGAGCCGGTGCAGAACCTCGTGATGGCGATGATCGCCAAGAAGCCCGAAGAGCGCCCCGCGTCGTCGGCCGCGGTCGCCCGTGCGGCCAGCGCCCTTCGTCGCGGTGACGTGGCCGCCGCTGCGGCTGCCGTTCCCGCGGTCGCCTCCGGGCTGAACGGCGACGACGCGACGCAGCTGCTCGGCGTCGGCAACACCTCCGCCGCGACGCAGATGCTGCCCGCGGGCACGTCGATCAACTCGACGACGACCGACGAGCCGGAAAAGCGCAAGCGCAGCCCCTGGACGTGGCCGCTCATCGCGCTGATCGCTCTTCTCGTGATCGTGCTCGTCGGCACCGTGTGGGCGCTGTTCGGCAATCAGAGCGCGGAGCCGGCGCCGACGACGTCCCAGTCGACGCCCGCAGCCACCCCGTCGCGGAGCGCAACGCCCTCACCGAGCGCCACCACCGTCGATGTCAGCACGCTCGGACTCGTCGGCAGAACCTGCGACGAGGCGCGCGGGATCGCGGAGGCTGCCGGGCTCACGAGTGTCACGTGCAATGTCGGCACGCCCGCGTCCTCCAGCGAACAGGTGGGCACCGTCTACGACGTCGAGCCGTCCGGAAACGTGCCCAAGGGCGACCCGGTCACCCTGTCGGTGTACGGCGAGCAGACCGCCGTCGGCGCACCGACCGTGCCCCGCATCCAGGAGAACGGAACGACCGTGCAGACGGTGCGCCCGGGCTCCACGGTGCAGATCAACTGGGACGGGTTCTCTTGCCCCTCGGGCACCGGGTCCGTCGTGAGCTACAACTTCACGGCGGTGAACGGCATCTTCACCAGCACCGGGCAGTCCACCGCGCAGGCCGGACCGAACCAGCGCCCGATCGAGCTCGAGGTCGGGTCGAACACGAGCCAGGCCCTCATCGTGAGCTACACGGTCACCTGCTCGGGCTCGGGTAACGGAACGACGCGGGACTCGGACGCGTCGCCGCAGGCTCAGGCCACGGTGCAGGCCGCCGCGAGCCCGAGCCCGAGTGCCACCACCGGCACCGGCAACGGCATCACCGCGCCCGTCGCCCCCTGA
- a CDS encoding FtsW/RodA/SpoVE family cell cycle protein yields the protein MTAEPQVSADTSVMKALRRIRMPQKQRNRELGLLLFAFVVNGAAVAAVQLGALGAIDPSFLYFCGGLAALALALHIVLRFVARDADPFVVPIATILTGLGIAMIYRIDIEIDSVGWDAASTRQLAWAGIAIAAGVAVVLFLRNYRVLFRYTYVSGFIGIALLLLPFVPGLGTNQNADVWVSLGFFSFQPGELAKIALAIFFAGYLVRTRESLTSVGTRFLGITWPRARDLGPILIVWLVSLGIIVLQRDLGTGTLIFGMFVAMLYVATGKTGWVLLGVGLAVAGAVAASQALTYVGWRFANWLDAFNPAIIDRDGGSFQLVQGVFGLAHGGLLGTGLGQGRPSLTPLAQSDYIFPSLGEELGLIGVFAILCLYMVFTSRGLRVGVAGQDDFGKLLATGLSFTIALQVFIMVGGVTRVIPLTGLTTPFLAAGGSSLVANWIIVALILRISDAVRNQPRVVIG from the coding sequence ATGACCGCCGAACCTCAGGTCTCCGCCGACACGTCGGTGATGAAGGCGCTTCGCCGCATCCGGATGCCGCAGAAGCAGCGTAACCGCGAACTGGGTCTGCTGCTCTTCGCGTTCGTCGTGAACGGCGCCGCCGTCGCCGCCGTGCAGCTCGGCGCGCTCGGCGCGATCGACCCGAGCTTCCTGTACTTCTGCGGCGGGCTCGCCGCGCTCGCGCTCGCGCTGCACATCGTGCTGCGCTTCGTGGCCCGCGACGCCGACCCGTTCGTCGTGCCGATCGCGACGATCCTGACCGGGCTCGGCATCGCGATGATCTACCGCATCGACATCGAGATCGACAGCGTGGGGTGGGATGCCGCATCCACCCGCCAGCTGGCCTGGGCGGGCATCGCGATCGCCGCGGGCGTCGCGGTCGTGCTGTTCCTCCGCAACTACCGGGTGCTCTTCCGCTACACGTACGTCTCGGGCTTCATCGGCATCGCCCTGCTGCTGCTGCCGTTCGTTCCGGGTCTCGGCACAAACCAGAACGCGGATGTCTGGGTGTCGCTCGGGTTCTTCTCGTTCCAGCCCGGCGAGCTCGCAAAGATCGCCCTCGCGATCTTCTTCGCCGGGTACCTCGTTCGCACCCGCGAGAGCCTCACGTCGGTCGGCACCCGCTTCCTCGGCATCACGTGGCCCCGCGCGCGCGACCTCGGCCCGATCCTGATCGTCTGGCTCGTGTCGCTCGGCATCATCGTGCTCCAGCGCGACCTCGGTACCGGAACCCTCATCTTCGGGATGTTCGTCGCGATGCTGTACGTCGCGACCGGCAAGACCGGATGGGTGCTCCTCGGCGTCGGGCTGGCGGTCGCCGGCGCGGTGGCCGCATCCCAGGCGCTCACGTACGTCGGCTGGCGGTTCGCCAACTGGCTGGATGCCTTCAACCCCGCGATCATCGACCGTGACGGCGGCAGTTTCCAGCTCGTGCAGGGTGTGTTCGGGCTCGCGCACGGCGGTCTGCTCGGCACCGGCCTCGGCCAGGGACGCCCCTCGCTCACGCCCCTCGCGCAGAGCGACTACATCTTCCCGAGTCTCGGCGAAGAGCTCGGGCTGATCGGCGTCTTCGCGATCCTCTGCCTGTACATGGTGTTCACGAGCCGCGGCCTGCGCGTCGGCGTCGCCGGTCAAGACGACTTCGGCAAGCTGCTCGCGACCGGCCTGTCGTTCACGATCGCGCTGCAGGTGTTCATCATGGTCGGCGGCGTGACCCGGGTGATCCCGCTCACGGGTCTGACGACCCCGTTCCTCGCCGCCGGTGGATCCTCGCTCGTGGCGAACTGGATCATCGTCGCGTTGATCCTGCGGATCTCGGATGCGGTCCGCAACCAGCCCCGGGTGGTGATCGGCTGA
- a CDS encoding FhaA domain-containing protein, producing MGLLDSFEKGLERAVNGAFAKTFRSGIQPVDIASALRSELDTKAAIVSRERILVPNTFTVYLSPTDSEKMRAIGRTLTDELDTLVQKHARAQGYSLAGALSITLARDERLSTGQLRVESTTAAGRVSWTAVVDVEGKRHPLTAARTVIGRGSDADITISDAGTSRKHVEILWDGERAMVRDLGSTNGTKLNGSKVSEAPLPPDATVTIGRTDIVFRVVAQASGPSRPSRHDDATRAFSLGEAEKWGESHS from the coding sequence GTGGGACTACTAGACAGCTTCGAGAAAGGTCTCGAACGCGCCGTTAATGGTGCGTTCGCCAAGACCTTCCGCAGCGGCATCCAGCCCGTCGACATCGCGTCGGCGCTCCGCAGCGAGCTCGACACGAAGGCCGCGATCGTCTCCCGCGAGCGCATCCTCGTGCCGAACACGTTCACGGTCTACCTCTCGCCGACCGACTCGGAGAAGATGCGCGCCATCGGCCGCACGCTGACCGACGAGCTCGACACTCTGGTGCAGAAGCACGCCCGCGCGCAGGGCTACTCGCTCGCCGGCGCTCTCTCGATCACGCTGGCGCGCGACGAGCGCCTGTCCACCGGGCAACTGCGGGTCGAATCGACCACCGCCGCCGGCCGGGTGAGCTGGACCGCGGTCGTCGACGTCGAGGGCAAACGGCATCCGCTCACTGCCGCGCGCACCGTCATCGGTCGCGGCAGCGACGCCGACATCACGATCTCGGATGCGGGAACCAGCCGCAAGCACGTCGAGATCCTGTGGGACGGCGAGCGCGCCATGGTGCGCGACCTCGGATCCACGAATGGCACCAAGCTCAACGGCTCGAAGGTCTCCGAAGCCCCGCTCCCCCCCGACGCGACCGTGACGATCGGCCGCACCGACATCGTCTTCCGGGTCGTCGCACAGGCCTCCGGGCCCTCTCGTCCGTCGCGCCACGATGACGCGACCCGGGCGTTCTCCCTCGGTGAGGCCGAAAAATGGGGAGAATCTCACTCGTGA
- the pknB gene encoding Stk1 family PASTA domain-containing Ser/Thr kinase, giving the protein MSDEPPVLAGRYRVDELIGRGGMASVYRGYDVTLGREVALKILKRELAEDAAFRTRFRLEAQAASRMAHPAIVRVFDAGEGTETAPDGSVHPVPFIVMELVHGALLKDVIAEGPMSPADAVRYTDGILEALEYSHRAGVVHRDIKPGNVMVTPTGQVKVMDFGIARAVSDSSSTVAETTTILGTAAYFSPEQAKGEPVDARADLYSTGVVLYEMLTGRQPFRGETPVAVAYQHVSETPTPPSEIVDDLPRGLDAVVLRALAKDPYQRYQDAPTFRAAVEEGLTGRAPSKRKVGALTSELYGANPRQAAETARSLRQLSTDTTMRRTQAGPPVAWIWSGVAVLAVLLISVLFWVLTIRPNDNVPDSARIVPDVSTMTYERAVDVLEGDDLVAVRQAVPDEQIAEGNVVRTDPASGTSVQPGQTVTVYVSTGRETAAMPPVTGLNEQAARDALVGSGLAVGIITSVNDPQTAGGIVLTALTADGEVAAGTELPVGTTVNLRVASGRVVLNDVTGYTLDAATRDIEALGLVVVQAEDPECPATSPNTVKVMSLAPGEVPIQSEITLTHCSG; this is encoded by the coding sequence GTGTCAGATGAACCACCTGTGCTCGCGGGCCGGTACCGGGTCGATGAGCTCATCGGTCGCGGCGGCATGGCCAGCGTGTACCGCGGGTACGACGTCACCCTCGGCCGCGAGGTGGCCCTCAAGATCCTGAAGCGCGAACTCGCCGAGGATGCGGCGTTCCGCACTCGCTTCCGTCTGGAGGCGCAGGCGGCGTCGCGGATGGCGCATCCCGCGATCGTCCGCGTCTTCGACGCCGGCGAGGGCACCGAGACCGCGCCCGACGGCTCGGTGCATCCGGTTCCGTTCATCGTCATGGAACTCGTGCACGGCGCGCTGCTGAAAGACGTCATCGCCGAGGGCCCCATGTCTCCCGCGGATGCCGTGCGCTACACAGATGGCATCCTCGAGGCTCTCGAGTACTCGCACCGCGCCGGCGTCGTGCACCGCGACATCAAGCCCGGCAACGTGATGGTGACCCCGACCGGCCAGGTCAAGGTCATGGACTTCGGTATCGCGCGCGCCGTGTCGGATTCCTCCTCCACCGTGGCCGAGACCACCACGATCCTCGGCACCGCCGCATACTTCTCGCCCGAGCAGGCCAAGGGCGAACCGGTCGACGCACGCGCCGACCTCTACTCGACCGGCGTCGTGCTGTACGAGATGCTGACCGGGCGCCAGCCGTTCCGCGGCGAGACTCCGGTCGCGGTCGCGTACCAGCACGTCAGCGAGACGCCGACGCCGCCGAGCGAGATCGTCGACGACCTCCCCCGCGGCCTCGACGCCGTGGTGCTGCGCGCCCTCGCCAAGGACCCGTACCAGCGGTACCAGGACGCACCGACGTTCCGTGCCGCGGTCGAAGAGGGGCTCACCGGACGGGCGCCGAGCAAGCGCAAGGTCGGCGCGCTGACGAGCGAGCTGTACGGGGCGAACCCCCGCCAGGCCGCCGAGACGGCGCGATCGCTGCGCCAGCTCTCCACCGACACGACGATGCGCCGCACACAGGCGGGCCCGCCGGTCGCGTGGATCTGGTCGGGCGTCGCGGTGCTCGCGGTACTCCTGATCTCCGTGCTCTTCTGGGTGCTCACCATCCGACCGAACGACAACGTGCCCGACAGTGCCCGGATCGTGCCGGACGTGTCGACCATGACGTACGAACGCGCGGTCGACGTCCTCGAAGGCGACGACCTCGTGGCTGTTCGCCAGGCCGTCCCGGACGAGCAGATCGCTGAGGGAAATGTCGTGCGCACCGACCCGGCGTCGGGCACCTCGGTGCAGCCGGGTCAAACCGTCACGGTCTACGTCTCGACGGGGAGGGAGACGGCGGCGATGCCGCCGGTCACCGGGCTCAACGAGCAGGCCGCACGGGACGCTCTGGTCGGCTCCGGCCTCGCCGTCGGCATCATCACGTCGGTCAACGACCCGCAGACCGCCGGCGGAATCGTCTTGACCGCACTCACGGCAGACGGCGAAGTCGCGGCGGGCACCGAGCTTCCCGTGGGCACCACCGTCAACCTGCGGGTCGCGAGCGGACGCGTCGTGCTCAACGACGTCACCGGTTACACGTTGGACGCGGCCACCCGCGACATCGAAGCTCTCGGACTCGTCGTCGTTCAGGCAGAAGACCCGGAGTGCCCGGCGACGAGCCCGAACACGGTCAAGGTCATGTCGCTCGCGCCCGGCGAGGTACCGATCCAGTCGGAGATCACGCTCACGCACTGCTCGGGCTGA
- a CDS encoding peptidoglycan D,D-transpeptidase FtsI family protein, whose protein sequence is MTKELRRLSFVMLAMFLVLFGSTSWIQVVQAGELAENGYNKRALYDSYEVQRGSIIASGTAIASSVPSNDVYSWQRVYTDAAMWAPVTGYINAALGSATGIEQAMNQDLSGTGSAQFFSRIEQTFTGQSPQGSNVVLSLDANVQKAAFDALGDLQGAVVAIEPSTGRILAMVTSPSYDTNLLAAHDTNAVQSSYDELNNNALHPLSNRAIAGNLNPPGSTFKLVVVSAALASGQFTPDSTMPNVASYTLPGTSTSISNAGGGTCGDGETVTIADALRLSCNIPMAELAVQLGDEAIRAEAEKYGFNSTFDMPLTSTASSYPEGLNEPQTALTGFGQGQVIATPLQMAMVSAGIANDGVVMNPRMVDQVIGPDLSVQSAPEDSEYGRALESDLAAELNRMMVANVSSGVASNARIDGVEVAGKTGTAENGDTQPYSLWFTGFAPADDPQVAVAVVVENGGGRGQSGSGGSIAAPIAKQVMEAVLGR, encoded by the coding sequence ATGACCAAAGAACTCCGACGCTTGAGCTTCGTGATGCTCGCGATGTTCCTCGTGCTCTTCGGCTCGACGAGCTGGATCCAGGTCGTGCAGGCCGGCGAACTCGCCGAGAACGGGTACAACAAGCGCGCGCTGTACGACTCCTACGAGGTGCAGCGCGGCTCGATCATCGCCAGCGGCACCGCGATCGCCTCCTCGGTACCGTCGAACGACGTCTACAGCTGGCAGCGCGTGTACACGGATGCGGCCATGTGGGCACCGGTCACCGGTTACATCAACGCGGCACTCGGATCGGCGACCGGCATCGAGCAGGCGATGAACCAGGACCTCAGCGGCACCGGCAGCGCCCAGTTCTTCAGTCGCATCGAGCAGACCTTCACCGGCCAATCGCCGCAGGGATCGAACGTCGTGCTCTCGCTCGATGCGAACGTGCAGAAGGCGGCCTTCGACGCCCTTGGCGACCTGCAGGGTGCGGTCGTCGCGATCGAACCGTCCACGGGCCGGATCCTCGCGATGGTGACGAGCCCGAGCTACGACACGAATCTGCTCGCGGCGCACGACACGAACGCGGTGCAGTCGTCGTACGACGAGCTCAACAACAACGCGCTGCATCCGCTGTCGAACCGCGCGATCGCCGGCAACCTGAACCCTCCCGGGTCGACCTTCAAGCTCGTGGTCGTGTCGGCCGCCCTCGCGTCGGGCCAGTTCACGCCCGACTCGACCATGCCGAACGTCGCCTCGTACACCCTTCCCGGCACCAGCACGTCGATCAGCAATGCCGGCGGCGGCACCTGCGGCGACGGCGAGACGGTCACGATCGCCGACGCGCTGCGACTCAGCTGCAACATCCCGATGGCCGAACTCGCCGTGCAGCTCGGGGATGAGGCCATCCGCGCCGAGGCGGAGAAGTACGGGTTCAACAGCACGTTCGACATGCCCCTCACGTCGACGGCGTCGAGCTACCCCGAGGGCCTCAACGAACCGCAGACCGCCCTGACCGGCTTCGGGCAGGGCCAGGTCATCGCGACACCGCTGCAGATGGCGATGGTCTCGGCCGGGATCGCCAACGACGGAGTCGTGATGAACCCGCGCATGGTCGATCAGGTGATCGGACCGGATCTCTCGGTGCAAAGCGCACCGGAGGATTCCGAGTACGGCCGGGCGCTCGAGTCCGATCTGGCAGCAGAACTCAACCGCATGATGGTGGCCAACGTCAGTTCCGGCGTGGCGTCGAATGCAAGAATAGATGGAGTAGAAGTGGCGGGTAAGACCGGTACAGCGGAGAACGGTGACACACAGCCGTATTCGCTCTGGTTCACCGGGTTCGCGCCCGCGGACGATCCGCAGGTCGCTGTCGCGGTCGTCGTCGAGAACGGCGGCGGGCGAGGACAGTCGGGCAGCGGTGGCTCCATCGCGGCTCCCATTGCAAAACAGGTCATGGAGGCGGTGCTGGGCAGATGA
- a CDS encoding Stp1/IreP family PP2C-type Ser/Thr phosphatase: MVFQGSSAALSHTGKVRSNNQDSGYAGSNLFVVADGMGGHAGGDVASSLAVNRIARLDHGFDTTTDAEHALQQAITETATDIIDTVEVRPELSGMGTTVSALLMVDDYAVIAHIGDSRIYLFRDGALTQITTDHTFVQRLVDSGRITLEEARYHPRRSVLMRVLGDMDPDPEVDTFIMPTRPGDRWLLCSDGLSGVVDDAHTQKALASGQAPARTADLLLKQALDGGAPDNVTVVIVDIGGAHPVFSGTPAIVGSASNPTGIEVPAARPGRPSWLHPGRQAANEPTHFEPAPEFLEELIEEDRRRARRRRAGWLVGFILVLIVIAGALFIGYNWTQTRYYVGADDDSVVIFQGVQQSIGPIPLSSAYEDTGIALANLSDFDREKVESTISARSLSDAMQIVARLAPTEDAG; the protein is encoded by the coding sequence ATGGTCTTCCAAGGGTCGAGCGCGGCGCTCTCGCACACCGGCAAGGTGCGTTCGAACAACCAGGACTCCGGGTACGCGGGCTCCAACCTGTTCGTCGTCGCCGACGGCATGGGCGGTCACGCCGGCGGTGACGTCGCGTCGAGCCTCGCGGTGAATCGCATCGCCCGACTCGACCACGGTTTCGACACGACGACGGATGCGGAACACGCCCTCCAGCAGGCGATCACCGAGACCGCGACCGACATCATCGACACGGTCGAGGTACGCCCCGAACTCTCCGGCATGGGCACGACGGTCAGCGCCCTGCTCATGGTCGACGACTACGCGGTGATCGCGCACATCGGCGACTCGCGCATCTACCTCTTCCGCGACGGCGCCCTCACCCAGATCACGACCGACCACACGTTCGTGCAGCGCCTCGTCGACTCCGGTCGGATCACCCTCGAAGAAGCCCGCTACCACCCGCGCCGATCGGTGCTGATGCGCGTGCTCGGCGACATGGACCCCGACCCCGAGGTCGACACGTTCATCATGCCGACGCGGCCGGGCGACCGCTGGCTGCTGTGCTCCGACGGACTCTCAGGTGTCGTCGACGACGCGCACACCCAGAAGGCCCTCGCGAGCGGCCAGGCCCCGGCCCGCACGGCCGACCTGCTTCTGAAGCAGGCCCTCGACGGCGGCGCCCCCGACAACGTGACGGTCGTCATCGTCGACATCGGCGGCGCGCATCCGGTGTTCTCCGGCACCCCGGCGATCGTCGGCTCCGCCTCGAACCCGACCGGCATCGAGGTGCCCGCGGCCCGGCCCGGGCGCCCGTCCTGGCTGCATCCCGGGCGCCAGGCGGCCAACGAGCCCACGCACTTCGAACCCGCACCGGAGTTCCTCGAGGAGCTCATCGAAGAGGACCGCCGGCGCGCGCGCCGGCGCCGTGCCGGATGGCTCGTCGGGTTCATCCTCGTTCTCATCGTCATCGCCGGCGCTCTCTTCATCGGCTACAACTGGACGCAGACCCGTTACTACGTCGGCGCCGACGACGATTCGGTCGTCATCTTCCAGGGTGTTCAGCAGAGCATCGGCCCCATCCCGCTCTCGAGCGCCTACGAAGACACCGGCATCGCCCTCGCCAACCTCAGCGACTTCGATCGCGAGAAGGTCGAGAGCACCATCTCCGCGCGCTCCCTCTCCGACGCCATGCAGATCGTGGCGCGCCTCGCCCCGACGGAGGACGCCGGATGA
- a CDS encoding HAD hydrolase-like protein → MTARSPFSCILWDVDGTLVDASDGILRRLSITLEHFGKPAPTRPELVHWIGPPLYDSFQEQGGMTPEGAMDAVTFYRTLGRADGYTTGAKLYPGVGELVADIAAAGIPQGTASSKPEIQVVALMEHFGLAEHLATITGATLDEKTLAKKADIVAEALRRLQAAGVDTSRPVLIGDRHHDVEGGNAQGVPVIFVRWGFSWPHESEGAQAAVDTVDELRTLLLVDD, encoded by the coding sequence ATGACCGCCCGCTCCCCGTTCTCCTGCATCCTCTGGGATGTGGACGGCACGCTCGTCGACGCATCCGACGGCATCCTGCGCCGTCTGTCGATCACCCTCGAGCACTTCGGCAAGCCCGCGCCGACGCGTCCGGAACTCGTGCACTGGATCGGTCCGCCGCTGTACGACTCCTTCCAGGAGCAGGGCGGAATGACGCCGGAGGGTGCGATGGATGCGGTCACGTTCTACCGCACGCTCGGTCGCGCCGACGGCTACACGACCGGCGCGAAGCTCTACCCCGGGGTCGGCGAGCTCGTCGCAGATATCGCGGCGGCCGGTATTCCGCAGGGAACCGCGAGCTCGAAGCCCGAGATTCAGGTCGTCGCGCTGATGGAGCACTTCGGCCTCGCCGAGCACCTCGCCACGATCACGGGCGCCACGCTCGACGAGAAGACCCTCGCCAAGAAGGCCGACATCGTCGCCGAGGCGCTTCGGCGGCTGCAGGCCGCGGGCGTCGACACGTCACGGCCGGTGTTGATCGGCGACCGCCATCACGATGTCGAGGGCGGCAACGCTCAGGGCGTGCCCGTCATCTTCGTGCGCTGGGGATTCAGCTGGCCGCACGAGTCGGAGGGCGCGCAGGCCGCCGTCGACACCGTGGACGAACTGCGCACGCTGCTGCTGGTCGACGACTGA
- a CDS encoding FHA domain-containing protein FhaB/FipA: MSPLTLLLIQIGFLVLLWFFVFAVVYSLRADLFGVRVRKMPEAVAASVPAPVSSPAAATAAVSKPPVARAKGGKATTETVSRIIITSGPKTGLELPLGTEPLTIGRSSESGLVVRDDYTSSHHARLMLWGDQWMIQDLDSTNGTWHNGERVANPVPVIIGAPIKVGATTFELQG, translated from the coding sequence GTGAGTCCCCTGACCCTCCTTCTGATCCAGATCGGGTTCCTCGTCCTGCTCTGGTTCTTCGTGTTCGCGGTCGTCTATTCGCTCCGCGCCGATCTGTTCGGCGTGCGCGTGCGCAAGATGCCGGAGGCCGTCGCCGCATCCGTTCCCGCGCCCGTCTCCTCGCCGGCCGCCGCGACCGCTGCCGTCTCGAAGCCCCCCGTCGCACGCGCCAAGGGTGGCAAGGCCACGACCGAGACCGTGTCGCGGATCATCATCACGAGCGGCCCGAAGACCGGCCTGGAACTTCCCCTCGGCACCGAGCCGCTCACGATCGGACGCTCGAGCGAATCCGGGCTCGTCGTTCGCGACGACTACACGTCGAGCCACCACGCGCGCCTCATGCTGTGGGGCGACCAGTGGATGATCCAGGACCTCGACTCGACCAACGGCACCTGGCACAACGGCGAGCGCGTCGCGAACCCCGTTCCGGTCATCATCGGCGCGCCCATCAAGGTCGGCGCGACGACATTCGAGCTGCAGGGCTGA